The following nucleotide sequence is from Nitrospira sp..
TCACGCTGTCGACCGATATCTTTCGGTTGTCGCGGCGTTGGGAGCAGCTCTGCCTGACAAACCGCGATTTGGGTTCAGGTTGTCGGAGGAGGACATGTCAGCGGTTCGGGAGCTCTGCCGGCGCAGAGGCTTTTCGGTGGACAGGCCATGGGTCGCCATGAACATGGGGGCGCGCTGGCCGACAAAGCGCTGGCCGCAGGCGTCCTTCGCCGCCGTCGTGGATCAGCTGCATGAGACACAGCTTGATCCGATCGTCATGATAGGAGGTGCGGATGAACGTGCCTACACCAATAAGGTGAGAACTCTGACAGACCGCCCATTCATCGATCTGAGCGGTGAGATCCCATTGGGGTACTTACCGGCCCTGCTTTCTAAGGCGACCGTCATGATCACCAACGATTCCGGACCGATGCACGTTGCCGCCGCGCTTGGAGTTCCGGTCATTGCGATGTTTGGCCCGACCAGTGCGGTTCGGACCGGTCCCTATGGGGCCGGCCATCATGTATTAGCCGGTCAGGTATCCTGTAGCCCTTGTTTCAGTCGTGTCTGCAGACATGATCCTGAATTGGAATGCCTTCATCTCATTAAACCGACCCACGTGGTCGATCTGATACGACCGCTGTTGGCGGCTCACGTACCATGTCGATGAATGTCCTCATCGTTCGCCCGGACGGTATCGGTGACGTCCTGCTCTCGCTTCCCGTGGCGACCCAACTCAGGCGGCTTGTGCCGGGGGTCACGATCGGTTTTCTCACCAGTCCTACGGTCGCGCCGCTCCTCGATCGCCATCCCGATGTGGACTATGTGCGAACGATTCGCTTCATGGACCCATTCAAAGAACTCCGTCGCGCCTTTACACAAGGAGTTGAGGCGGCGATTTTTCTGAAGCCCTTTCGTCGTCTGATGTGGGCCGCATGGGTGACTGCTGTCCCAATTCGAGTTGCGACGAGGTACCGTTGGTATAGCCTATTGGCCAACCGCCATGTTTACGAACATCGCAGCGAATTTTCGAAGCATGAGTCGGAATACAACGTTGAAATGCTGAAAGGGTTGGGATTGCGCCCCCAGCCTGTAATCCCGCCCGTACTCACCTTGACGGAAGCGGAACGGGACGCCGGTGCAGCTCGGTGGTCGCGACTGCCGAGTCCTCGCGTCGTGGTCCACCCGGGAGGAGTTTCTGCGCGCCGCTGGCGGCTGGACCATTACCGTGACCTGGTCGTTGCATTGACGGAAAAAGGGTATGGTGTCCTGCTCACAGGAAGCGATCAGGAGCGAGCGGAGTTCGGCAAAGGTCCGCTGCCGTTTACGACGTTTTCCTCAGGGGTAGTGGATCTTATGGGTACTCTGTCGTTGCGGGAGCTGATGTCGGTGATCGCCAATGCTCATGTCGTCGTCTCAGGAGCGACAGGACCGGCTCATCTGGCGGCAGCCCTAGGTGTCCCCGCCGTCACCTTGTTTGACCCGCGACGAAACAACTTGCCTGTGAGATGGAAACCTCTTGGGACGGGAGTCTTGCTGCGACCGGATGTTCCCACTTGCGAAAAATGTATCGGGGAGGTCTGCCCCTACTGGGATTGTCTTGATCGATTCACTGTTGCAAAGGTCACGTCCGCAATCGCCAAGGTCTCAGAGGCCCCGTCAGCGCTGACCGTGCTTCATCTGTAAGACGTCTCATCGTTGCTGTGGAGAGTTGGTTCTGGATGCTGCGCTTGACTCCAATGCGCTTCTGCGTTCATATTCTGAACGTTGGGTACGGCCATCTAACTATATGAATCTCCAGGGGCAACGAGATCTTCTCTTGCTGAGCGAGCTGGAGCGCGATGGTGCGGTCACCCAGCGGTCTCTTGCGACAAAGCTAGGGGTTGCTCTAGGTCTGACGAATCTCTATCTTAAGCGGTTGGTGCGGAGCGGCTATATTAAAATAACCACGATTCCCTCACACCGGGGTCGGTATGTACTGACTCCACAAGGGCTTGCTGAGAAATCCAGGCTGGCCTATCTCTATATGGAGTATTCCCTGTCTCACTACCGCGATATGCGGACGCGGCTACGAGGAGCGCTGTCTGATACGGCCCAAAACGGAACGAAACGGGTCGTCATTTATGGAACAGGTGAACTGGCGGAGATGGCGTATCTGTCGCTCCGAGAAATGCATATGACCTTGGTTGGATTTGTAGATGATAGCCGGCAGGAGGCGTTTTTATCCTATCCGGTCTGGCCGCCGGAGGTGTTGAGTGAATGGGAATTTGATGCGGTGTTACTGGCGGATTTCGACCAGGCAGCGGGGCACCGTGCAACATTGCAGCAACGCCTCGTTCCTGATGGCAAGATCATAGCGCTGGCTCCATCATTCTGAGTGCTGCGGAGCGGTTGTTTTTTCTGTTCCCTGTAAGTGAAAGGGCGGAGCTGTGTCCTCAGGATGCGCGACAAGCGCGACTGGCGGGATTCGTGAGAAAGGTGTGACTCGCGAGAGTTGCCGAAAGGGCGAATGGCCATAATCCGGTTTGAGGATCTTGAGGTATGGCAGGAATCTACTTCGTTGGCGGTTGAGATATATGCCGTCTCGAAAGATGGCAGCTTTTCACAGGATTTCGGTTTCAGGGATCAACTGCGACGATCGGCTGTTTCGATTGCTTCAAATATCGCCGAAGGCAAGGAGCGAGAGACGATTCCGGAGTTGATTCGCCATCTCTATATCGCAAAAGGATCATCCGGTGAACTCAAGACGCAGCTTTTCATTGCCGAGCGAGTGGGTTACATCGGGTCAGACCGTGCCAAAGATCTCAGACAAGCCGCTGAGAAGATCAGCGCCAAACTCGGCGCTTTGATTCGAACACTCAAAGCGAAGTAGCGAGATTCCTTATGAGCGCTCGATTATCCACTTTGGCGTGTCCCGCATCGCTCGCATTTCCCGCATGTCGCGCGCGAGGTGGGGCATGAACGAGTTCATGCCCGCACCTCGCTGGTACGCACTCCGTACCAAATCACGCCATGAAAAACTGGTACGAGATCAGTTGGACAAGCAAGGAATCGAGCCGTTGCTGCCGACGGTCAAACGGCTGAGCCAGTGGAAGGACAGGAAAAAGGAAATCGAGGTCCCGCTGTTCTCCGGCTATTGTTTCGTGCGGTTTTCTCAGCCCGAAAAGACGCCGGTGCAAAAGATCGTGGGCGTCGTCGAAATCGTCGGCAGCGGAAGTCGACCCGAAGCGATCCCTGAGCAAGAAATCGCTGCGCTACGCCGCCTCATGATGAGCGTGCTTCCGTATGATCCCCATCCCTATCTCCATGAAGGGATGAGGGTGGAAGTCGTTCGGGGCCCTTTACAGGGAGTTCAAGGCATTCTCTTACGGAAGGAAAAGCGACATCGACTCGTGATCGGAGTTCGAGTGGTCCAGCAGGCCGCAGTAGTAGAAATCGACGTGAACGATGTCGTACCGATGTGAACGAACAGATGCTGCGTGATCAGCAGGGAAAGCATAGGAGGCCAGTGCCTGTTTCAAGGGGCTCTCAAGCAAACGGATTTCTTAGACTCTCAGCGGCTGCAAGATTGCGGGCGTCTCTGGGCAACTGAACCTATGGATTCGTGGTGGGTGCGGCTATTGCCGGCGGTGTTGCGGCGTCGTTTCGAGGGCCGGATCGCCGCTCAGAGAGTGATGACGAATGCCATTTGGCTGTCGTCCGATCATGTGTATCGATTGAGTATCAGTGTGGTTGTGAACGTGTGGATGGCACGGTATCTTGGCCCTCAACAATTCGGGCAACTCAGTTTTGCGGCAGCATTTGTCGCACTGTTTTCGGGACTGTCCACGCTGGGACTTGATAACGTGGTAGTTCGGGATCTTGCACGGGCGCCTCACACCAAGGAACTTACATTAGGCAGTGCGTGGCTGATCAAATTTGTAGGCTCAGGTGCGGCCTTTATCCTGGCAATAGTGGTGATCTCGTGGATCCGGCCTGATGATGTTCTTAGCTTTTGGCTGGTGTTTCTGTTTGCTGGCGTGTTTGTGTTTCAAAGTGTGGATGTGATCGATATGTGGTTTCGCTCGGCACTCAAGTCGAGGCTCTCTGTTATTCCTAAGATGATTGCAATTACTGCAGGGGCTTTGGGGAAGTCCGGCCTCATACTCGTTGGTGCTCCGCTCATCGCATTTGCATGGATGGGGCTTGCTGAGGCGGTGGTAGGGAGCGTCGCTCTGCTCGGCGTATTCATGTGGTTGGGGGAAGGGTTCAACCCGTGGCGGATCCATTCCGGGCGAGTTCGTGCCTTGCTGAAGGATGCCTTTCCGTTGGCGTTGTCCGCCATGGTGATCATTCTGTATATGCGGATCGATCAAGTCATGCTCGGCGAACTGTTGAATGATGAAGCAGTCGGCATGTACACCGTTGCAACCAAAATATCAGAGGTGTTTTATTTCATTCCTAGTGCGTTTGTGATGTCGTTGGTGCCGGCGCTTGTGCAGGCAAGGGAATCGGATGGTGCGAACTATCTCGCACGAGTGGAGGAGATGTTCTCAATAGTGGCTATCGGTGCCATTCTCATTGCCGTGCCCATCTCAGTTTTCGCCGATCCGTTGATAAAGTTTGTCTTTGGTCCGAACTTCGCTTCGGCTGCTCCGGTGCTACAAATTCATATCTGGGCATTGGTATTTGCGGCCTTAGGGGTTGCCAGTGGTCAATACCTTCTCCTTGAGGGCCTCAACAGTATTTTATTGCAGAGGACGGCATTGGGTGCGGCCGTCAATATTATGTTAAATGTTCTCTGGATACCCCGGTACGGAATTGTCGGTGCTGCGTGGGCTTCTCTGATCGCATATGGGATAGCCACCTGCTTCCTGTTCCAAAATGTAGTGTCGCGTAGATGTCTCAACTTGATGGTCAGGAGTCTGTTTTATCCAAGAATGCTCGCAGTGCTATGGCGCTGAAGCGGGTTTCTTCAACCGCGCGCGCAGGTGGATGGATGAAATTCTGGCGAGCGTTCAAGGCTGAGATCAATCGACAGGCGTATCTACATACCGGTCGTCGGCCATGGTCCAGAGGGTATGGTGAATATCGACAAAGTGAGATACAGCGAATACTCGATCATGGACTGTTTAGTGCCGACCAGCTTCCTCAACACTACGGTTTCCGACTTGACGAGCGGGTGATCGAGTATCCCTGGCTGTTCAATCGTCTTCGTGCCGATGAGGGGGTCCTCTTAGACGCGGGATCCGTTCTCAACCATCGCTTTCTGCTAGAACGAGCGGTATTCAGAAATAAACGCGTGTTCATTTCTACTCTTGCGCCGGAGCCCATTTCATTTAATGCGTTGGGTGTGTCGTATGTTTACGAAGATTTTCGAGACAGTGGCTTTAAGAACGACTACTTCGATTGGATCGTCAGCCTCTCGACCCTGGAGCATGTCGGGATGGATAACACGATGCTGTACACGAGTGATGTCTCTAAAAGGGAAGACGCTCCTCTTGCCTATTTGGGTGTGGTACAAGAACTCAAGCGCGTTCTGAAACCTGGAGGGCATTTCTATGTGACCGTTCCGTTCGGAAAAGCCCAGACTTACGGATGGTTTCAGATATTCGATGCGCCGATGGTCGATGCACTCATTCAGGCGTTTGCTCCCACCTCGTGTAGCGAATTTCACTTCAGATACTTGCCCGAGGGGTGGAGGGTGTCGACGCGCGAGCAATCTGCCGGCTCGACCTATTTCGACATTCATAACACCAAAACCTATGACGCTGACTTTGCTGCCGCATCGAGGGCGGTCGTCTGTTTAGATCTCCTCAAGTAATGTTGGGCAGGTTACGGGCTTACAAGCAGAGCCGGACAGTCAAGTCGGAGCCCGGAGTAGTTTTTCATTCGGAAGCGAAGATCACGAATATGCGTTCCCCTGAACACATACAAATCGGCGCATTCACGCACGTTCGCGGCGAGCTGTTAACCTTCGCTCACGGTGGACAAATCACGATCGGCAACTACTGTTATATCGGCGAACAGAGCAGGCTGTGGTCATCTGCTCACATTCACATCGGCGACCGAGTCTTGATCGCCCATCTTGTCACGATTCTTGATAATCTGACTCATCCAATCTCGGCTCGTGCCCGCCATGATCACTACCGAGCTATCCTCGAAAAAGGACATCCCAAGGTATTGGATCTGGACGAGCAACCGGTGAAGATTTGTGACGATGTGTGGATCGGATGTTCATCTGTCATCCTTAAAGGGGTTATGATTGGGCAAGGTGCCATAATAGGAGCGGGTAGTGTCGTAACAACCTCTATTCCTCCCTGGACGATCTGTGCCGGAAATCCGGCACGAGTCATTCGTGAACTCACACAAGCAGAACGTGCCTGAATTGTCATCGTGGGAGGAGGCCGTTCTCCGGCTTCGTCACCAACCCGATCAGTGGGCACTTGTGCGGGCGTGCTTCTACGACGATCCACTGGTAGAAGCGGCACAACGTTACCATGCAAGTACGGAATGGCGAGCAGTGTGTCCCTATCTTCCGAAGGAGCAGGGTCAGGCGCTCGACCTTGGCGCCGGCCGGGGCATCGCTTCCTATGCATTGGCACGCGACGGATGGCGAGTAACCGCCGTGGAACCTGATCCGAGCGCTGTTGTCGGTGCCGAGGCCATCAGAAAATTGGCTAAGGAGACTGGTCTTCCTATCGAAGTGGTAGCTCAGTATGGCGAAGCGCTTCCCTTCCCAGATCACTGCTTCGATCTTGTTCATTGTCGCGCCGTGCTCCATCATGCGCGCAATCTTTCAGCACTGTGCCGAGAAGTCAGTCGGGTGCTCAAACCAGGGGGGATTTCCATTGCTACGAGAGAACATGTGATTTCCCGGAAAGCCGATCTCCCCGCATTTCTCGAGTCTCATCCTCTCCATCGCTTGTACGGCGGCGAGCACGCCTATCTCCTCAGCGAATATCAGGCGGCGATCCAAGCTGCAGGTCTCAAGATGACTCACGTGTTAAATCCCTATGCGTCCGACATCAATTTGTTTCCCGATTCGCGCGCTGAATTGAAGCGACGAATTGCGGACCGACTGTATTTGCCCTGGGCGACACTTGTCCCCGGATTCATGATCGACTGGCTTGGGAAGCGCCTCGACCAGCCGGGCCGCCACTTTTCATTCGTCGCCGAGAAGCCGTTGGATGCCTAGCAAGGTTCTCGTCACCGGTGCGGCCGGATTTATTGGTCGGCATGTCGCCAGGCGGTTTTCAGAGGCCGGATGGTCCGTCATCGGATTGGGCCATGGCACATGGTCTTTCGAGGAAGCCCGGTCATGGGGTATAGAGGAGTGGCATGCAGCCGACATCTCGTTCGATGCGCTCTCGGCGTTGGTAGCGGTGCCCGATGCCCTCGTCCATTGTGCGGGCAGTGGGACCGTCGGGTATTCGTTGAGCCATCCGTATCAAGATTTTCAACGAAGTGCAGGGACTGCAGCGGCAGTCTTGGAATACGTGAGACTGCGCGCACCGCTCACGCGCCTCGTTCTATTGTCAAGCGCAGCCGTTTACGGGCAAGGAGGGACAGAGGCTGTTCGAGAAGATGGTCCATTAAATCCAGTGTCCCCATACGGTGTTCACAAGATGTTCGGGGAAATGTTGTGCCGGATGTATGGAGCGCAGTATGGAGTTTCTTCTGCGGTGGTACGATTCTTCTCCGTGTACGGGGACAACTTACGGAAGCAGTTGTTGTGGGATGCGTGCAATAGAGCTGCAAGTGGAGATCTGACTTTTGCCGGGTCGGGGGAGGAGACGCGCGATTGGCTTCACGTCATGGATGCGGCTGAGTTACTGTTCACTGCAGTCGAGTATGCATCATCGCTTTCTCCGGTGGTCAATGGAGGTACGGGCGATTCCCCAACGATCGCCGAGGTGTTGGAAGTGCTGTTTTATGGCCTTGGTATCCATGAGAAACCGGTCTTTTCCGGAATGGCTCGACAGGGAGATCCGCTCCACTATCGGGCTGATGTGGACGCGGCACGGCGGTGGGGTTGGCGTTCGAAGGTTGGCTGGCGGGACGGCGTGCGAGCGTACGCCCAATGGTTCAAGGCTCGACGTTTGTGATTCGTGTCGGCCTTATCCTGACGTTTGACGGAACAACATGGTTGGGGGGAGTCAGTTACTTCCGAAACCTACTCCGTGCGTTGAGAGACTTGCCGCATCCTCGCATTGAACCGATCATCTTCTGCGGTGAACGCACGGAGGAGAGCGTGTTGGCGCAGTTTCCTGCTCAAACCACAGTACGCTCATCGTTGCTGGATGTGGGCAGTTCGTCATGGAATGCACGTCGTATCAGCGCCAAGCTGTGCGGAAGAGACCTATTGCTGGAAGGTCTGCTCCAGCGTCATGGCATCCAGGTGCTCTCCCACCAAGGATTTTTCGGTGGTTTGAGGCGGATTCCGGCGCTCGGCTGGATACCGGATTTTCAGGAGCGACACCTTCCTGAATTTTTCTCCCCAACGGAGATCAGAGCCAGGGTCAGAAAACGCAACCTATTCTGCCGCGTATGTCCCGTCGTTATTCTCTCAAGCCAGGATGCCCGACAAGATCTGGAAGCCCTCGATCGGCGATGTGCAAGCAAGGCAAAGATCCTTCACTTCGTCGCTGATGCCAGGGCTCCTTCCGAGGAGGTGACATGTGCCACGACGAGGCGGCTGGGGGTTACCCAGCCCTATTTTCATTTGCCGAACCAGTTCTGGAATCATAAGAATCACTTGCTGGTGGTGGAGGCCCTCCGACTCTTGCAGGAGCGAGGCGTGAAGGCACGAGTCGTCGCCACCGGCAACACCTCCGACTACCGTCAGCCGGCCTACTTCAATGCGCTCATGCAACGGGTACGCGACGGGGGTGTCGAGGGGTGTTTCGCCATGCTGGGTACGGTGGCGTACGAAGATCTGTACGCTCTTATGGTAGGTTCGGTGGCGGTCATCAATCCGTCCCGGTTTGAAGGCTGGAGCACCACGGTTGAGGAGGCGAAATCGCTCGGTAAGATGGTCCTGTTGTCGGATCTTGGCGTGCATCGGGAACAGGCTCCAAAACGAAGCTGGTACTTTTCGCCGGACAAGGCCGAAGAACTGGCAGCCGGTATGGCTGCGACGCTGGAGTCCTACGATTCCGGCGTTGAGCGCGAGGCGATTCGGGAAGCCCAGGCCTCTTTGCCGGAACGCCGTCGCGCATTCGCCATGGCCTATGAGAACATCGTCCTAGAGGCTGCGGTATGAACCGGTTCCCTCGGTTGTCCGTCACGGTGGTAACACCGAATCTCAACCTTGGTCTATATCTGTCGCAAACCGTGGAGTCGGTCCTGCGCAATCTCGATCCCGGTGACGAATACTTCATCATCGACGGTGGCTCAACGGATGGGAGCGTCGACATCATCCGGCAGTACGAATCTCGACTGACCGGTTGGGTCAGTGAGTCGGATAAAGGCTATGCGGACGCATTGGCGAAGGGGTTCGCCCGGGCGACAGGCGGCATTCTGTGCTGGCTCAACTCCGGCGATCTGCTTTTGTCGGGAGCACTGGATACGGCTCGGCGAGTACTGACTGACACCGGAGCCGATATGATTTTTGGGGACGATTTCTACATCGATGAGGCAGGGTACGTGATTTGTTTCAGCAGGGGATATGTAAAAGCTCTTCAAACCCCCATGTTATACGGAGGATGGACACCGCTCCAAGACGCGTGTTTTTGGCGGCGAGAGTTGTATGAGCGCATCGGTAGGATAAATCCCGCTGTTCGGTATGCGGCGGACTTCGACCTGTTTCTTCGAATGGCGCTTCATGGAACATGCCGATACGTTCCTCTGACCTTCAGCGCCTTTCGCCGTCATGCCGGCCAGAAGTCGATCGCT
It contains:
- a CDS encoding glycosyltransferase family 2 protein — its product is MNRFPRLSVTVVTPNLNLGLYLSQTVESVLRNLDPGDEYFIIDGGSTDGSVDIIRQYESRLTGWVSESDKGYADALAKGFARATGGILCWLNSGDLLLSGALDTARRVLTDTGADMIFGDDFYIDEAGYVICFSRGYVKALQTPMLYGGWTPLQDACFWRRELYERIGRINPAVRYAADFDLFLRMALHGTCRYVPLTFSAFRRHAGQKSIAGSDGYRREREDLRRAVLDGLPGSKLGRAFRCAWHEAAIRWRVHVSQRRWRRDDLVGQPVEMLPCLQYWPLEAGPNRPRQKKMTRCADL
- the waaF gene encoding lipopolysaccharide heptosyltransferase II, whose amino-acid sequence is MQGLTTGVLPSSLGSDERGSPEGCPVPAVNSLSSRSASTLNCARILLIKPSSLGDIVHAFPVVSAIKAQWPRSHITWVVKRQWAGLVERAEEVDRVWPVEMTVKSWIQEGQALRAERFDLAIDLQGLFRSGILARFSGAPTRIGFANGREGSPWFYTQRVPVLSPDIHAVDRYLSVVAALGAALPDKPRFGFRLSEEDMSAVRELCRRRGFSVDRPWVAMNMGARWPTKRWPQASFAAVVDQLHETQLDPIVMIGGADERAYTNKVRTLTDRPFIDLSGEIPLGYLPALLSKATVMITNDSGPMHVAAALGVPVIAMFGPTSAVRTGPYGAGHHVLAGQVSCSPCFSRVCRHDPELECLHLIKPTHVVDLIRPLLAAHVPCR
- a CDS encoding UpxY family transcription antiterminator yields the protein MNEFMPAPRWYALRTKSRHEKLVRDQLDKQGIEPLLPTVKRLSQWKDRKKEIEVPLFSGYCFVRFSQPEKTPVQKIVGVVEIVGSGSRPEAIPEQEIAALRRLMMSVLPYDPHPYLHEGMRVEVVRGPLQGVQGILLRKEKRHRLVIGVRVVQQAAVVEIDVNDVVPM
- a CDS encoding flippase, which produces MTNAIWLSSDHVYRLSISVVVNVWMARYLGPQQFGQLSFAAAFVALFSGLSTLGLDNVVVRDLARAPHTKELTLGSAWLIKFVGSGAAFILAIVVISWIRPDDVLSFWLVFLFAGVFVFQSVDVIDMWFRSALKSRLSVIPKMIAITAGALGKSGLILVGAPLIAFAWMGLAEAVVGSVALLGVFMWLGEGFNPWRIHSGRVRALLKDAFPLALSAMVIILYMRIDQVMLGELLNDEAVGMYTVATKISEVFYFIPSAFVMSLVPALVQARESDGANYLARVEEMFSIVAIGAILIAVPISVFADPLIKFVFGPNFASAAPVLQIHIWALVFAALGVASGQYLLLEGLNSILLQRTALGAAVNIMLNVLWIPRYGIVGAAWASLIAYGIATCFLFQNVVSRRCLNLMVRSLFYPRMLAVLWR
- a CDS encoding class I SAM-dependent methyltransferase — encoded protein: MNSHKQNVPELSSWEEAVLRLRHQPDQWALVRACFYDDPLVEAAQRYHASTEWRAVCPYLPKEQGQALDLGAGRGIASYALARDGWRVTAVEPDPSAVVGAEAIRKLAKETGLPIEVVAQYGEALPFPDHCFDLVHCRAVLHHARNLSALCREVSRVLKPGGISIATREHVISRKADLPAFLESHPLHRLYGGEHAYLLSEYQAAIQAAGLKMTHVLNPYASDINLFPDSRAELKRRIADRLYLPWATLVPGFMIDWLGKRLDQPGRHFSFVAEKPLDA
- a CDS encoding glycosyltransferase, whose product is MVQGSTFVIRVGLILTFDGTTWLGGVSYFRNLLRALRDLPHPRIEPIIFCGERTEESVLAQFPAQTTVRSSLLDVGSSSWNARRISAKLCGRDLLLEGLLQRHGIQVLSHQGFFGGLRRIPALGWIPDFQERHLPEFFSPTEIRARVRKRNLFCRVCPVVILSSQDARQDLEALDRRCASKAKILHFVADARAPSEEVTCATTRRLGVTQPYFHLPNQFWNHKNHLLVVEALRLLQERGVKARVVATGNTSDYRQPAYFNALMQRVRDGGVEGCFAMLGTVAYEDLYALMVGSVAVINPSRFEGWSTTVEEAKSLGKMVLLSDLGVHREQAPKRSWYFSPDKAEELAAGMAATLESYDSGVEREAIREAQASLPERRRAFAMAYENIVLEAAV
- a CDS encoding acyltransferase, producing the protein MRSPEHIQIGAFTHVRGELLTFAHGGQITIGNYCYIGEQSRLWSSAHIHIGDRVLIAHLVTILDNLTHPISARARHDHYRAILEKGHPKVLDLDEQPVKICDDVWIGCSSVILKGVMIGQGAIIGAGSVVTTSIPPWTICAGNPARVIRELTQAERA
- a CDS encoding methyltransferase domain-containing protein, whose amino-acid sequence is MKFWRAFKAEINRQAYLHTGRRPWSRGYGEYRQSEIQRILDHGLFSADQLPQHYGFRLDERVIEYPWLFNRLRADEGVLLDAGSVLNHRFLLERAVFRNKRVFISTLAPEPISFNALGVSYVYEDFRDSGFKNDYFDWIVSLSTLEHVGMDNTMLYTSDVSKREDAPLAYLGVVQELKRVLKPGGHFYVTVPFGKAQTYGWFQIFDAPMVDALIQAFAPTSCSEFHFRYLPEGWRVSTREQSAGSTYFDIHNTKTYDADFAAASRAVVCLDLLK
- a CDS encoding winged helix-turn-helix transcriptional regulator codes for the protein MLSELERDGAVTQRSLATKLGVALGLTNLYLKRLVRSGYIKITTIPSHRGRYVLTPQGLAEKSRLAYLYMEYSLSHYRDMRTRLRGALSDTAQNGTKRVVIYGTGELAEMAYLSLREMHMTLVGFVDDSRQEAFLSYPVWPPEVLSEWEFDAVLLADFDQAAGHRATLQQRLVPDGKIIALAPSF
- a CDS encoding glycosyltransferase family 9 protein yields the protein MSMNVLIVRPDGIGDVLLSLPVATQLRRLVPGVTIGFLTSPTVAPLLDRHPDVDYVRTIRFMDPFKELRRAFTQGVEAAIFLKPFRRLMWAAWVTAVPIRVATRYRWYSLLANRHVYEHRSEFSKHESEYNVEMLKGLGLRPQPVIPPVLTLTEAERDAGAARWSRLPSPRVVVHPGGVSARRWRLDHYRDLVVALTEKGYGVLLTGSDQERAEFGKGPLPFTTFSSGVVDLMGTLSLRELMSVIANAHVVVSGATGPAHLAAALGVPAVTLFDPRRNNLPVRWKPLGTGVLLRPDVPTCEKCIGEVCPYWDCLDRFTVAKVTSAIAKVSEAPSALTVLHL
- a CDS encoding NAD-dependent epimerase/dehydratase family protein; its protein translation is MPSKVLVTGAAGFIGRHVARRFSEAGWSVIGLGHGTWSFEEARSWGIEEWHAADISFDALSALVAVPDALVHCAGSGTVGYSLSHPYQDFQRSAGTAAAVLEYVRLRAPLTRLVLLSSAAVYGQGGTEAVREDGPLNPVSPYGVHKMFGEMLCRMYGAQYGVSSAVVRFFSVYGDNLRKQLLWDACNRAASGDLTFAGSGEETRDWLHVMDAAELLFTAVEYASSLSPVVNGGTGDSPTIAEVLEVLFYGLGIHEKPVFSGMARQGDPLHYRADVDAARRWGWRSKVGWRDGVRAYAQWFKARRL
- a CDS encoding four helix bundle protein; translation: MAIIRFEDLEVWQESTSLAVEIYAVSKDGSFSQDFGFRDQLRRSAVSIASNIAEGKERETIPELIRHLYIAKGSSGELKTQLFIAERVGYIGSDRAKDLRQAAEKISAKLGALIRTLKAK